GAGCAGGAACACGATCATCTCAAAGACGACCAGTCCGGCCACCAGTCCATAGAGAATGCCGATGTCACGGCCGATCTTACGACCGACACGCTGGGCGACCTCGGCATTTACGAACTCAATCTTCGTTTCGATGTCATCGAGTCTCTTCTCGATCTCGAGGAACTGCGGGTTTGCACCGGCGACCGCAGCACCTGCGGCACCGCCCTCAGCTTCCTTGACTTCGACGACAATC
Above is a genomic segment from Methanofollis sp. UBA420 containing:
- the mtrG gene encoding tetrahydromethanopterin S-methyltransferase subunit MtrG; this translates as IVVEVKEAEGGAAGAAVAGANPQFLEIEKRLDDIETKIEFVNAEVAQRVGRKIGRDIGILYGLVAGLVVFEMIVFLLPKIMKLMM